The Kwoniella shandongensis chromosome 2, complete sequence DNA segment tccaagaaggacgatgaggaagagtggtaggaggtggaagtggaggagacgATTGGGGTAAGTGGGGAAAGAATGGAGTTTTGTCATCGTATCATCGTATGACAATGTCCATAAGCAATCGTATATACTTTTGAGGATGCGGACGAGTCAGGAAGTGGTAATGGTGATCTGAAGCGCGATATATAGAGGTAACAATCAAAACAGACAACAACTTCGAGCCAAAGCCGGAATGCGTTGCTTGGCGGTCTATCACGCGGCGGAGCGAAAAGTGCCCACCGTAGCGATATATGCCTAATCTCTCGCCGACCTTGAATGGAACAAGAACTGATGGAGTCACTCCGATAACAGAGAGCATGGCTCTCGAtagtgtgtgtgtgataaGATCATATGCATTCAGCCTTACGACCCGAGACCCGATCCGACCCAACAGATGATATACTGTTGAACTTGACGatctcccctccttccctcacATCGCTACTATCCCCCTCCTCAGTCTATACACTACTCCCGTTCCATCCATCTATTCAGTAGCACCGTCCTGGAGGTACTTTGATCGGATGTCCTTCCATTGTTTCTGAAGGATTATAACAAACGGAGTCAGCGGAATGAACGAAAACCTCGAACGGCAAAAGACCACCATGGCCCATCTTTATCGACAGAGGGACAGGATGATATGACGAAACACCGTACTCACACCTCGGTTGTGGTAGTCCCACCAGCCAGTAGTGGCGAGATCGTAGCCTAcagagaaggtgaaggcaCCAACGAAGATGGAAGCGACGAAGGATGAGTTTCGCTTGAAGAAGGTGTTGTAGATGAGCTGTGGAGCATCAGTCGGATATGTAGTGAGTGGTGGTATAGGTGTGGGTGTTGTCGGACGGCGGGAATGAGAAAGGGTTGGTAGCGATAGTGTAAAATGGGTTGGAAGAGTATTGATCGAGATATTGCATGGGAAGCAATGGGcgaatgggagaagaggagatcgtcAGCTACGACCACATCGCACACTGAGTGCACTCCCGAAACGGTtggacactcacatcagcTGCTCGGCCCATGATGAATCGTCAggtgtggaggtggtgagagatgaagaggggtTGATCGAGTGCTTTTATGTCTGACTGAATATGTATGTCGAATGTCGAAACGGAGAAAGCAGGagagtggtggaagggaagcagggagagtgagagacgGAAGCTGGTTTGCTGGTGGGATGATGTTAAGTGGGGGTGATATACTGATGGTGCCACACTTGATACAGTGCTATTACCCAATATGAATGGGATATGCCCCTCTGCCCCCTGTTTCCCCTCTCAGCTCACTCCCCCCGCGCTGCTCGTCGCCCTTCCACCGTACCAACACTCACTCGCGCTCGGTGGctcgcttccaccaccactatAGACACCATACATACACAACCACACCTCCATAGCACTCtgcatcactcactcacacccTACTCTCCCTCGATCAACAGTATAGTCGCgcccatcttcgtcaactgTATCAGTGTACACAAATACACATAACCCTCGCATCGCAACTCCTACCACAGCAAACATCCAACACCCCTCGCCAACTTCAACTTAATCGTTGTTCGGCATCCCGCATTGGACAGCTGAATAATCGCTACGGTCGAACACAACACGCGTCTGATCTATCACTGCAGCTGTGAGACTGGCCGGTATCGCGTATCGATCAGCTCAGACATCCGTGTTGCCAAAGACAACGCGAACGGACTAGTGTAACAGTTGGATCAACGTTATTGCAGCCAGGAGGAGAACTCGTATAGAGGCTCATAGCACGCCGTATACAGTTGACAAGATGAAGGGtttgaagaaggcgatggtgagtgtcgctgCGTTGTGCCCGGATCTATTGGAACTGCGAGGATCTGTCTACAAAGGGGCAGGAAATGCAATGCTCAGCAGGACGCGGAGAGGCGATGGACGAAATACTCCTGTTTCGCTTCAGGGGCTACGTTCCATCTTTGACTGTCCTTTGTTcaacaagatggagataTAACTATAAAGATATAGTTGTGCTGACGATACGCCTGTTTATCAGAATCTGTCTCGTACCAAATCATCGGAGAAACAATCCAAATCGCCCAACCCACCGAATGTTAAACCCCAACCACCTTTACCTCCCaacaccaactcacctggaccttcctcgccttcgcTGAACTCACCGACAGCCAACCGATCTTCCGCCTCACCATACAATTCAACGTCGGCTGACAACGCAATGCTAGGCCATCATCAGACAGCTGCTGGTGCACCTCTCACACCTAGACGATCGCCCGTTTCAGACAAGACTTCGCCAGCACCTCCACTCGTCGTCATTTCCGGCGCACCACAAGCGGCGGGCGCTAACACTGAGATGCCACCCGACCCTATTCCACATTCGCCTCATTCCAGAGGGTTCGGTTCCCCGGAACGATCACTCGGTCCAGATGGTCAACCGACCCCACCTAAAGCTGGACCTCTGACAAGGCTGAGAGGAGCTCCGAAGGATACTATTCCAATCACTGGGAAGACACCAAGAAAACAGAGAAGTAGTAGATTCTATGTGACTGAGAAGGTCGATATTGAAAAGCTGCCAAATTTCTCAGGTAAGTCATTATCTTTTCTTACTATGGTTGGTCAATGTGGCTAACGCTACCACCGCAGATGTGAGACCGGAAGAGCGAAACGACCTTTTCGTGCAGAAATTACAACAATGTCGCGTCGTTTTCGATTTCAATGATGCGAGTAGCGAACTTCACGGGAAACAGGTCAAGGCGCAGACTCTACACGAGATGTTGGAGTATATCACGACAAGTAGAGGCGTTATCTCAGAAGCGATCTATCCTGAAGTCGTTGGCATGGTAAGTTAAACCCTCGTACGGGGTTAGTGCCGTGGTAAGCTGACGCGTTATTGGCCTTGCAGTTCGCAACCAACCTTTTCAGATCTATCCCTCCTCAAGTGAACCCCACAGGGGACGCGTTCGATCCGGAAGAGGATGAGCCCGTTCTCGAACTCGCCTGGCCCCACTTGCAAATCGTGTACGAGTTCTTCCTTCGTTTTGTCGAGAGCCCCGATTTCAACACAAATATCGGCAAGAGATACATCGACCAGGCCTTTGTGATCCAGGTGAGCACCAATAGTCTGTCGCGAATCACTAAAATTTTGTCTGACGGCTTTTTCTTGGTATAGCTACTTGAGCTGTTTGACAGTGAAGATCCAAGAGAACGGGACTTCCTTAAAACTACTCTTCACCGAATTTACGGCAAATTCCTCAGTCTACGGGCTTTCATTCGACGATCTATTAGTCACGTCTTCTTCCAATTCGTGTACGAGACAGAACGACACAACGGTATTGCGGAGCTCCTCGAAATACTCGGTTCCATCATTAACGGTTTCGCTCTTCCGCTCAAGGAGGAACACAAGACGTTCCTCACTCGAGCCCTCATCCCCCTCCACAAGGCGAAATCGCTCGCTTTATACCACCCTCAATTGGCTTACTGTGTCGTGCAATTCCTCGAGAAGGATTCTTCGTTGACTGAGGAGGTCATTTTGGGTTTGCTAAGATACTGGCCCAAGGTCAACTCGCCAAAAGAGGTCATGTTCCTCaatgaggtggaggaaatTTTGGACGTGATCGAGCAAAACGAGTTCATCAAAGTGATGGTCCCGCTATTCCAGCAACTGGCGAGGTGTATCAACAGTCCCCATTTCCAGGTAAGCAGGTCTCCCCAGCTTTAAGTCGTGAAGACTGCCCCATTGACTTGGCCTCAATCCAGGTTGCTGAACGGGCTCTATACTATTGGAACAACGAATACATTGTTAATCTTATGGGTGAACATATTGGCGTTGTTCTGCCCATCGTCTTCCCGGCGTTGTATCAAAACTCGCGATCACATTGGAATAGGTGAGTGTCGGTCATGCTGCACGGAGAGGGCGAGTGGCTGACGTAAGCTTACTAGAACCATTCACGGAATGGTGTACAATGCGCTCAAACTCTTCATGGAGATCAACCAAGACATGTTTGAGGAGTGTCAAAGAAACTACAGAATACAGAGAAAGGCGTAAGTGGTAATGCAAAAATAGTAGAGGGGCCACTGCTGACAAGACATTGGGCACGTAGTGAGGCAGACCGAGCAATTGAGCGATACGACGAGTGGATTCAACTGCGAGAACAAGCGATTGAGAATCACAAAGCGAGCGGCTCAACTTCGGAACTACCGAAATCACTCACCGAgcctctaccacctcgaccagaGCCATATGAGGAAGAGCCATTGACCGACGTATCGGTCGACATGACTGCCAATGGATTCGACCCGTCTGAAAGCTTCACGTTGGATAGGTCGATACAGGAGGACATGGTACCTATGGCTGATCCAGGTATCGACACGATCCAGGTAGGTCCAAGCAATGCGTGGGGGACAGTGTTCGTGTAAGACACCGCTGATGTCAAATCGCAGCCAATGTCGCCTGTCGGCTTAGGCATACACGGAGGGACAAGTCCCGGTGCGCCGATCAGCCCCACGCCCGGCAGCAGTAACCCACATGTACGAAGAAAATCAGTGCTCCCAATGGATCCGGGTGTGATGCGCGATCTACAGGTGGGTCGTGATGCCGTCTGCCTCGTGTGTGCGTCTGGTCTGTAGGCTGATCAGACGGTATCTTCACTTCCAGGCTCATCGAAGTCTCGAAGGCGCGAATGCGCTCACGGCACCGGGCGGACCAGAGGCTTagacttgatcttgcttggTAACTGGCTCGGGTGTTCCTTTTCTAAAATTGTATTTAGTGTTCTGTTTTTAGCTCCAACTTCAGCATCATCAATGATTACCCAAATATCGCAAGAGTTTCCTTTCGCTTATACCCATTTCAAAGAGATTGTTTCTGCGTAGCTGTAGAGATTGGTTCAGGTGTGGTGTGAGAATGTTTAGAGACAGGTGTGACGAGACAAAGATGTATTTGTTTATAGGTACGAATGAAGATGAAATACGCAGTGCGCCGTGGGTGCTAAGAACCATGTTTGTTACGCAAGAAGACAATTATAGCAAAGAAACCGAATCTATCCTGATGATTCGATACAAGAATCGCGTTAGGTGAAATGGTATCTAAATGCATTTGATCCACTATCTCTTTGAAGCCTTGATAGCGCTGGCGATACCTGTCATCATACTCGGTCTATCTCTAAGATAGTTGACCTTTGCTCTTCTCAGATCTCTAACACCGCCTGTTCTCCCTTCTGCCTTTTTGACgaccttgatctccttgatcaacGGACTATTGACTTTAAAACTCATCTCCACTCCAACTTTATTGACGATGTTCCTCAATCTGAAACTGGTGTCGACGCCACCGCGTTTGATACCCATCAACACGCCAGAAAAGGGTGAGACGGATTTCTTCGTTGGGTCGGTATAGGTCAAGACGGTGATGACGGAACCGGTACGTAGTCTGTCTTTGTTACGTCGGCCGAAAAGTGGGAGATAGGGTGATTGAGGAGTGGATCGGTTCAAGTGGGTGATGAGGGACCATCCTTTtttgggagagatgaggttggcaggtggaggagaggaaacgGTAGAGGGAAGCGTAAGAGCAGAAGGGTTGAATGGGTATGCTGGGGAGGGGAGTAAAGCAGCAACGTTAGCGTGTATGACTTTGCGGAGGACATATCGTATAGAAAAATCCGTGGAGAAACCCAGGTTGCATCACTGTGTGATGTTCGGCCCTTTGCGTTGCACTACGAGGCATacacaacactcacaagatgaAGACGCAGAGGAGGTAGCGAATCCTCGAGAGGTGGACGTGCTTGCCGCAGCAGAAGGTCGGACAGCGTTGATCGCCTGAGCGAAAAGTCGAGGGACAGCAACAGCGGATCGGCTCATCTTCCTTATGGCGTTATTTGTAAGTAAGTTGCTGGCAAAGACGGATTGTTTAGTTAAAATGCTAGTTGTTAAAAGTCACAACTATGCACCAGCGACAAAGAGAGAGACGAAATCGAGGTTGACCAGTGAAACGGTATCAAATCCGAGTTGATCTTTGGATAATCAATGCCACGTCAGCTGATCCAGGTGATAGGAGAGTTAAGCGACACCCGCCACCGAGAATAGACACACGCACCATATTACGCGGATATCCATTCTCATTTCCTTCCATTCATAACATACAGTACACATTGGAGACCAACCAAGCAAGTGACCATCTACCATTCGCAAAGACCGTACGACCCACCCGCACGTAGAGCTGTAACTTGTTTCCAGCTCTTACACACAAATCCTATTTACGGAATAACAATATTGTCAAACCGGATGTCAACCATATTACACAATCAAATCGCTGCCACCTCCTTCGTCACAGATATGGGTGTCTAGCTTTAGCCCTATCGCCACTGCAACTGCGACTGCATTCTGCCAGCCAAACAGAGAGTAGCAATACGATTTGCTGGTCAACaaaaagaagatgatgttgagagaAGAACAGAATGGGACCGAAGATCTCGTAAGCTAATTTACTTGTCATAGCTGCATGACAGTCTTGCTGATTACGACCGGTTGATCTTTGTCTGACCGTAGGCCGCTCGCCAAGCAAAGTTGCAAAAAGCACTTTCGACAGCGTATCTGAACCACCAGATAGCCGAGCTTGAGAACAAAGTGAGAACAACGACTTTGAAAGCTACCGCAGAACAATTCCAGCCTCGAATCGGTATCAACAATAGCCAAGCGAAAGCTGTTAGTGCTGCAAATACCGGTCAGGTCGGGGCGGAAGTAGCAGTCCCGAACGGACTACAAAGGGACGTGAATGACGATCTTGGAAGACCGGATGACCTGGAAGCGGACGAGTTGGCTGCGGGacacgaggacgaggaatggAGAGTCATCGTGGTCGATGTCAGCGCGTTGATGTGGGCCAAAAATGCGGTAAAACGTTTGGTGCAAAAGGGATGGGAGGTCGTTGTACCTctagaaggtgagtcttgatGAAGTAACACGCAGTGGGAATTCATGCTGACTTCCTCTGTGTAGCTATTCGTACTCTCGATCTGCTCAAGAAAGGCTCGTCCGCGCCTGCGATCGCAGCACGTCAGGCTGCTCGATACATCGAACATGCACTTCGTTACCACAGTCTGCTCTCCTCCGACCCGTGCATCACGGTCCAAACCGGCACAAACTACAAAAAGGGTCGCGGTGTCAGGCTCCAACGCGAAGATGAGGTACGACCCGTGGATGCGATGGTCGATGAGCTCGCTCTACCACCTATggacggagaagaaagtcTTCCGAGTTGGGTGGAATCGATCTTTAGCTGTGTGAGCTACTTCAAGAGGATTATGGACGTTGAGGATAGGGATGCTGGAGGGGAATTTGACAGAGAACGAGGACCGATCCTCTACATTGCGAATCCTCCGGTGTTTGTCGAGGTAGAGCAAGGACGAGCGGAGCCTACGCCATCTGCGAGGGACGGGGAGAAGGGTAGGGACGGAGTCGATTACGTCGCTCGAGGAGAGGGTCATGTGGTGCTTCAAGAAGCGGCGAGGTTCGATCTGACTCTGGAGGTATTGAGAGACGATGAcgtcgaggtggaagcttCAGGATTGGGCAGAACGGGTCGAGGAAAGGCTGgcaaaggacgaggaggcgGCGGTGATGGCGGTGGTAAAGGCAATGGTGGTGGCGGACGTAGCGGCAAGAATGGTAAGAGCGGTAAAGGTGGGAGGAGTGATGGGAAAAAGGAGCCTGAAGCAACAAGGGAAGTCAAGGTCATCCTCCGACGACCTCAAACTCCCCCATCGCCTGCCGAGTCGCCTTCATTCGATTCGAGGGCTCCACTTGAGAACGGCAAGTCGATACATGCGAAGTCTGCAAGTAGTTCCGTTGTACCTGGACATATGCTCCAACCAAGGATTGACGCTCCACCTTTCGGTATCATTGGTCGTCCACCGCCATCGCCTGGATGgagaccaccacctcctggtCCTCCGCCACCAGGAAGGGGTATGGgcccaccaccgccaccgccaccataTCATCCTGGTATGACACATCAccgtccaccaccacctccaccgccccCGCATCATCATGACCACTTTGCATTCCGTCCACGACCACCTGTCGAAGACATGCAGAAGCGAGAACGGGATCATCCTCGTGGTCCTGGTCCTCGAGGCGAACGAGGCGGGGGCGGAGGTGGcgacagagggagagggagaaacgGGAGACATGGCAAGAAAGGAGGAGGCGAATTCGTCCTTCTACAGCGACCTGAAAGTCTCGTTCgaccgccacctccacctggacCTATGGCAAGAATTGACGCCCCTGTCCCATCGTTGCTCGTCAATCCTGAACGTAGACAAGATAGGCGcgaaaaggagaggagggatgaacCGAAAGTTGTCCTGCTTCAACGACCAAGATGATAAAGGGAACGAACACAACTGCGAAAATTTGTTGACATCCCATTGTCTTAGTGGTCGGCGAAAAACATGCCGGCTGACTTTTGGTCGTACCGCTGCGATTAAGCatgatggacgaagagcaagtcCAACGAGGAACAGCGAAGCTCGTTAATACACTGCTTAGCTTAGCTTAGCTTAGCTTAGCTTAGATCTTCAGCCCTCTGCTCTTCTTTCTATACGCGATGTGTAGCTCAGACTGCTCTGCCATCGACCCTTTGTAACGAATTTGTCAATCAAGTAAACGGTTCTCAGAGGACGTCGTTGGGTAGAAGTCTGGAATATGAAATGCATCTCCTTTATCCATATTACCAAAGCAACATGCTGCTGTGCAAATATCGTTCAAAATGACCATGAAATCGACCAAAAAGTCACGTGTTTTCACCTCTTCACAAAGAAATCCTTGGTACAAGGACGAGCTGAAAAGTGTATttttcatctacggccatagaacctagaaaacgccgcatcccgtctgatctgcgcagctaagctgggtatcgctcggttagtaccaaggtgggggaccacttgggaatcccgggtgctgtagtttttgcaTTTTTTGCGTggggggagagagggagggagggagggagaggagggtcGAAGATCGGCGAAGGGGAGAAACAAGGTAAGGGGAAGTTCATTTTTTCTCCTATTTTGCCTTTGGGCCAAAGAATGAGCTGCTGCATACCGTCGATGGGCAGATTTCAATCCTAGCTTTCCGTTCGTCTTTGAGCTATAGCATAGCGTGGCGTGTGGGCCAAGTTATAAGCGAGGCAAGGCAGTCGACCTGAATTCACATTGTAGATGAAAGAGGTGTATAGTAGTGCCACTTTGGTAAATATCCGAAATTATCCGGGATTCAAGAGCGAGTTGTCTTTGGCTTGCGTTGTGTCTCTACGTTACGCTTCGAGGACAGGACGAGATTTCGAAAAGTCAACGAGTGATATGCTATCATCAACACTTGTACTGTGCGTTGATAAATATCATCAACCTATACACACGATCAGCAAGTCTATAAATCTACTGCGCGCCGTTCGAACCTCTACGCCaacacacacagacacacaaTGACAAccctctcaatctcgtctcgtccactcttctccctccgatcattctccctcttccccgtATCTGTCCAAAGACCAACTTGGTCAATCCCATGCGaagcttccacttcctcttcggccCCTTTCTCACCTTCTGCCGTCGCACCACTTGATAACTTCCCAGCCTCGTTGACCacaacagcatcagcatgGACGTCCCTCTTCCCTAGCTTTTCGTTGCAAGGTCTGTTGGAGTTGATCCCTCCTATCGTTTGGGCGTCGGTgcccaagaagaagacttcGCATTCCAGAAAGAGTATGAGGGCTGCCAACAAGGGTCTGAAGAACAAGACTAGTGAGTTTCCGAGTACTAGTGAAGTGAGGGTGGCCGTGGATTCAGTTACGAGGCGCTTTCGCTCGCTGCAATGTCTGCGGCGGCGTCGTGAGGAATATCAACGGAAACAGCTCGTCACATAGGCTGTAACGATGGGGAGGACAGCGTGTCCACTGCAGaatcaaagctgactttACGTTCTTCCCCCTagacctctccctctgcgaGGCATGCGGTTCTATCAAACTCACCCACCACGTCTGCCCCACATGTTACTCTCAAATATCTCGACGGTGAGTCCATGGCTTCAGCAGAGCGACTAGCTTTCACGGAAACGATGAAGCTGATAAATGGTACATTTTGCGATCACAGATGGAAACATGACGCTCGAAGTTCTTTGGCGGGCGAAGGCGCTCCTGCTCTCGAGCAGAGACCTGCTGCTGAACCATAAACCATCCGGATAGATCACAATATGCATTATAACATGAACCATATGTTCTCATGTGTGTTTCATCAATCATACAACGTCGTTACAGACAAACAATCAAGATAGCTAACCACAATCACCGGCGATCATTGTCCACCTGGTTTCGGACTTGCTCGTTGCACTTGAGCGTTTTGCAAACTGGGAGATCGGGCAAAGTGcgcttgttgctgctgtAAGTGGGTCATGAGTACGATATCTTTCTCACACTGGAATCGAAGCTGCACTCACTACACCTGGAACGTTTTGCAATCCCATCTGAGGTGTACCGGGATTCCCAGcctgtgcttgtgcttgtgcttgagcttgagcctgagcttgagcagccTGCATCTGAGCCTGATTGATCCCGTCAGCGCTCCTGTACAAACTCCGAGAACCAGTCCCACCTCGCACTCACATTACGCATCATCAAGGCCCTTATCTGTTCCGGAGTGGCTTGTTGACCATTCGCAGCCAGCGTCGCAATGATCTGCTGCATGGCAGCGTTGTTCATCACTGGACTCTGCATCTGTCCGGCCTGCATAGGTACAGGGCTCGACATCTGCGGCGAACCATTGCTCCCCGCACTGGGAACACGAAGATGTTGCGGTACGGGACCCGATGGCACACGACCCATCTGACCGACCTGTTGTGGCGAATTTTGGGCTGCTTGGGCTTGAGCAGCTTGCATAGCTGGAGAAGAGTGTGGTATCATGCCGCTGccatcaccaccgcctccgtTGGGAAGATCGCCTGGAGTTCCAGCTTGAGTATAGGGCGAAGAAACAAGTTGACCAGGTTGAGAATGGGGTGTTCCCATATTTGATGCTCGACCTTGCGCTTGGAGCTGGGCTCTagcttgtgcttgttgaGCAGCGATCTGTTGCGCCTGTAACAATTGCATTTGCTGTTGGACCTGAGGCGATTGACCTTGCGTTGGCATCGGTCGAACGTTGGGGTTACCCGGCCCAGGAACACCATTCGTGTTCTGTCTGTTGACAGCGTTTGCGGCAGCCACAGCGTTGAGAAGCTGTTGTTGACTCGGTGCCATATTGGGCAGAGGTTGACCGTTGGGACCCATACGGACAGGACCGTTCGGAGGTCGCatctgttgctgttgctgctgctgctgttgctgttgttgttgctgctggaCTTGCTGCTGTTGcgcttgctgttgttgttgtacctgctgctgttgttgttgggcGGTCATCATTGCTTGTTGACGCATCGCAGCTTGCCGTTGTTGTTCTTGCAAAACACGCTGTTGACGCTGTTGCAACGCTGCCATATCACGTTGATACTTCGCCTCAACCAGCTCCCAAGGTGTCGATATAGTGGACATGAGGTAGCTGACATGACTTTCATGTACGTTGATTGCCTTCTTCGGTTGATCTTTGACTATGCAGGAGAGTGTCAGcgacactcacgtcgataAAACAAGAGACAATCGCTTACCATTGGACTTCTGCTTGTTCgcctctcttcttctattCATCCTCTTTGCCGCGTCATAGATCGCCTGATGTCGAATCGACTTCTTCGAGCCTTCGTACTTCGGCTTCGCAGCCTGTCTATCTCGTTTCGACATgccaggaggtggtggagctcCATCCGGTTGGGCATCTGTCCCGTTCGCCTGCGGAGTCGGCAGAGTGGGGACGGAGATGGACGTCGGTGTCTGTTGCGGGGTTTGACCGGGACGGGGTGTCGCTGCTGTAGCGGCGGTCGAAGGCTGAACAGCAGATTGCGGCGCTGGCGTAGCACCAGCGGACTGCGGTACCGGTGTTCCCGCAGCTGTCTGAGGAGCTGTGGCAGGCGTCTGGGCGGCAGTAGCAGAGACTTCCGGCTTCTTCACCTTATCTTTGCCATCGCCAAAGGTGTAGTACCACCTCTCCCAGCATTCGTACGCGCTTCGTTTTTCCGTAGGGATAGTTACCAGTTCCGAATTGAAAACGTCGGCAATCAATTGCCAATGGAAAGGGTATGTGCTGATCAACTTGACAAGGAActtgtcctcttcatcggtcCATGTTAGTTGGGGTCGCAGATGGTGAGCAGAGGGTTTGGGCTGTTCTGGTGGTCGCATCGAATCGAGAGACCGTATGCCGCGACCATAAAAGACGCTTGATGTAGCTGCGATGACTGTCGGACTAACATCGGTAGACCCCTTGGGATCTTCGAAATACGGTCCTTCGTGGATATCCCACTGTCCGTCTGAAACGTTCCTGGCAGGCTGAAGGGTGGAAACTAGGATCGGACGGATATCCATGATACGAGATGTGTGGGCGATGCGGTGTCCTGAAGTATGACCCTCATCGAGTCTTCGGTGTATCTTATCATCGTCGGGAGGCGCGGGCCCTGCATATACCGCGAGATCGGGAAACAGGTCGACAATGGAAGGGGGAGTTTGCGGTTCGGCCGTATCCGCGGGAGACGAATTACTGAGTTGTGGGATCGATTCCAGATCTACAGTTGC contains these protein-coding regions:
- a CDS encoding mitochondrial 54S ribosomal protein bL19m, coding for MSRSAVAVPRLFAQAINAVRPSAAASTSTSRGFATSSASSSSYPFNPSALTLPSTVSSPPPANLISPKKGWSLITHLNRSTPQSPYLPLFGRRNKDRLRTGSVITVLTYTDPTKKSVSPFSGVLMGIKRGGVDTSFRLRNIVNKVGVEMSFKVNSPLIKEIKVVKKAEGRTGGVRDLRRAKVNYLRDRPSMMTGIASAIKASKR
- a CDS encoding mitochondrial 54S ribosomal protein bL32m, yielding MTTLSISSRPLFSLRSFSLFPVSVQRPTWSIPCEASTSSSAPFSPSAVAPLDNFPASLTTTASAWTSLFPSFSLQGLLELIPPIVWASVPKKKTSHSRKSMRAANKGLKNKTNLSLCEACGSIKLTHHVCPTCYSQISRRWKHDARSSLAGEGAPALEQRPAAEP